One segment of Lytechinus variegatus isolate NC3 chromosome 13, Lvar_3.0, whole genome shotgun sequence DNA contains the following:
- the LOC121426400 gene encoding LOW QUALITY PROTEIN: homologous recombination OB-fold protein-like (The sequence of the model RefSeq protein was modified relative to this genomic sequence to represent the inferred CDS: inserted 1 base in 1 codon): MEGSDHLFQLDEDDLFSSDSFLEELEQADKVENAVSKHKQTVSRPGHQQNTFSKTHTTVPSMHARTATSGVPPARTPGGGRKFSFKSKTSPEIPFPPSTGSCKQGALPISTGERIGVDWKKNIGLVQENRNQLTSSRKDPVNPMPNVNSNKLPQSMAKIPSPLANLRQLNSKRFTPVTPVKTVSKEACDKKNLGSESSSTLDTSLDEFKEPTSASTSVSHKSLGQLRPTGSTLQNSRPQMSSSDAVQGAHGTVTQSISRPTKQSPGIVRKPVMTSPPQRPCTPHQQGTPQTINKTPQTPLSSRVGSMPYEQFNNRTNNRSSMNTPAPAGAFQGRQSCANMQVRHNVGQSPSTGSGNANPGYNNQSRGVSSYNQTPPPRRHDLQYGTNSHRTTPGSTVATPAMHGRGKNFPGRGQPQQDHTPVAGHAHRQHXPVAGHAQQQRTPVVGHAQRQHPSSNRPPFNQRQSTPGQPSRPVLTPRVAQLCKGSGPSPGTGSVHGGTRKFPGPAGLLPKLSPGQKLKDAAAALKKKVEEEELSQEAEESSEEISDVGDFEHGAWFRMKAELGIKDGDPSSILQQNNINLVIRKASLKQLTKNKVNHLCVMIKTISLNSSDASVCLCDPSGEMQGTIHRRLIEEYQGDLRPGSVLVLRQVGVLSPSQRNHYLNITPSNLIQVFPGESNSRPGSQKTPKRTRKHSGRSTTKKRPSEEESPGNEQRSSPVTGMGSATGRRGEDDDGLGSSDVPDVVAMDADKYLEDDDAGIWEEMLEDEDEEDVLLMDSQLGAGDAKPGLNVTKKGPTGERRAAQSKNLDGVNSAKSSSLSISPRPEDPAIAQFSQPKKRSPPVSSAGTTSTSSSSLSSSGVLPVTTKRCHPVSSKPISSVVKCPEEIKRPCLRDISGLGSNTGGGFKPGGPNKGLNSCREESIGDLLDGLEDELFDDF; the protein is encoded by the exons ATGGAG GGCTCTGACCATCTCTTTCAGCTGGATGAAGATGACCTGTTTAGCAGTGAC AGCTTTCTAGAGGAACTAGAGCAGGCAGATAAAGTAGAAAATGCGGTCTCCAAGCACAAGCAAACTGTGTCCCGTCCTGGACACCAACAAAACACCTTTAGCAAGACCCACACGACTGTACCCTCTATGCATGCAAGGACTGCAACATCAGGTGTACCTCCGGCAAGAACTCCTGGAGGAGGAAGAAAGTTTTCCTTCAAAAGTAAAACTTCACCTGAAATTCCATTTCCGCCATCCACTGGTAGCTGTAAGCAAGGAGCCCTCCCTATCAGTACTGGAGAAAGGATCGGGGTCGATTGGAAAAAGAATATAGGTTTGGTCCAAGAAAATAGAAATCAGCTCACTTCAAGTAGGAAAGATCCTGTGAATCCAATGCCAAATGTAAACAGTAATAAACTTCCTCAAAGCATGGCAAAGATTCCATCTCCATTAGCAAATTTGAGACAGTTAAATTCAAAGCGATTTACCCCAGTTACTCCCGTGAAAACAGTGTCAAAGGAAGCTTGTGATAAGAAAAATCTTGGAAGTGAGTCTTCCAGTACTCTTGATACTTCCCTTGATGAATTTAAAGAGCCTACTTCAGCAAGCACGAGTGTTAGCCATAAAAGTCTTGGGCAGTTGCGTCCAACAGGTTCAACTTTGCAGAACAGTAGACCCCAGATGTCAAGTTCAGATGCTGTCCAAGGTGCCCATGGAACTGTTACTCAAAGTATATCTAGACCAACCAAACAAAGTCCTGGGATTGTTAGAAAGCCTGTGATGACCTCGCCACCTCAAAGGCCATGTACCCCTCATCAACAAGGCACACCGCAAACAATTAATAAAACTCCTCAAACCCCTTTATCTTCCAGGGTTGGCTCAATGCCTTATGAACAGTTCAACAACAGAACCAACAACAGGTCATCCATGAACACACCCGCTCCTGCTGGTGCCTTCCAAGGAAGACAATCATGTGCAAATATGCAAGTGAGACATAATGTAGGACAGTCTCCAAGTACAGGGTCAGGTAATGCCAATCCAGGATATAATAATCAGAGTAGAGGTGTTTCATCTTATAATCAAACCCCTCCACCCCGTAGGCATGACCTGCAATATGGCACTAATAGTCATAGAACAACTCCAGGAAGTACAGTCGCAACCCCCGCTATGCATGGGAGAGGCAAGAACTTTCCAGGGAGGGGACAACCCCAACAAGATCACACTCCCGTCGCAGGACATGCTCATCGGCAAC ACCCGGTAGCCGGACATGCCCAACAACAGCGAACTCCTGTTGTCGGCCATGCCCAGAGACAACATCCTTCCTCGAATAGACCACCTTTTAATCAGAGACAGTCCACACCTGGTCAACCTTCCCGACCAGTCTTGACACCCAGAGTGGCCCAGCTTTGCAAAGGATCGGGTCCCAGTCCTGGAACGGGTTCTGTCCACGGCGGGACCAGGAAATTTCCAGGACCTGCTGGATTGCTCCCCAAGCTG AGCCCTGGTCAGAAGCTGAAAGATGCAGCAGCTGCTCTCAAGAAAAAGGTTGAAGAAGAAGAGCTATCTCAGGAAGCAGAG GAGTCGAGTGAAGAGATTTCTGATGTCGGTGATTTTGAGCACGGAGCCTGGTTTAGGATGAAGGCAGAACTTGGCATAAAAGATGGTGATCCATCATCAATCCTTCAACAGAACAATATTAACCTTGTCATTAGAAAG GCAAGCCTGAAGCAGCTGACAAAGAACAAGGTAAACCACCTGTGTGTGATGATCAAGACCATCTCCCTCAACAGCAGCGATGCCAGCGTTTGCCTCTGTGATCCCAGCGGTGAGATGCAGGGGACGATTCATCGGAGGCTGATTGAAGAGTACCAGGGAGACCTTAGACCTGGCTCTGTTCTGGTCCTTAGACAG GTTGGAGTCCTGAGCCCATCCCAGCGCAACCATTACCTGAACATCACACCTAGTAACCTGATACAGGTTTTCCCTGGTGAGAGCAACAGCAGACCAGGCAGCCAGAAGACACCAAAGAGAACCAGAAAACACTCTGGACGGTCAACGACCAAGAAGCGTCCATCCGAGGAAGAATCTCCTGGAAATGAACAAAGGTCATCTCCTGTCACTGGCATGGGCTCTGCAACAGGGAGGAGAGGCGAAGATGACGATGGACTTGGGTCAAGTGATGTACCAGATGTAGTTGCCATGGATGCAGATAAATACCTAGAGGATGATGATGCAGGAATATGGGAGGAAATGCTTGAGGATGAGGATGAGGAAGATGTGCTGCTGATGGATTCTCAACTTGGTGCAGGTGATGCGAAACCCGGACTAAATGTTACCAAAAAGGGACCAACAGGAGAGAGACGGGCAGCACAGTCTAAAAACTTGGATGGGGTAAATTCTGCAAAATCATCTTCCTTGTCCATTTCACCTCGTCCCGAGGATCCTGCAATAGCTCAGTTCTCTCAGCCTAAGAAACGATCACCACCAGTATCTTCAGCTGGTACTACATCAACATcctcttcatcattatcatcgtcaggAGTTTTACCTGTAACAACCAAAAGATGCCATCCTGTGTCATCCAAGCCCATTTCAAGTGTTGTCAAATGTCCTGAGGAGATAAAGAGGCCTTGCCTAAGAGATATTTCTGGTCTTGGTTCAAACACAGGTGGAGGATTTAAACCAGGTGGGCCGAACAAGGGTCTAAATAGCTGTAGAGAAG AGAGTATTGGTGATCTTCTGGACGGACTTGAAGATGAACTGTTTGATGACTTCTGA